Proteins encoded by one window of Lycium barbarum isolate Lr01 chromosome 11, ASM1917538v2, whole genome shotgun sequence:
- the LOC132619709 gene encoding uncharacterized protein LOC132619709 produces the protein MAANSFHITVDEFRLFHKIDRELYCLLVNELQRDPLDSMQILALWIWMERAGLKNVIRKIFSLPNFLINELADEAVICLKFIGDNGFLLSIDASDIWQTQNVMAKEFPLQFFNENRDSATSGIRKIATEVCLKALPDITERALRSSGQTLTGESSLMGSLMGRFAHLGLGDDMYPRRMNGQDVPREDRTMFVTFSKGYPVAEWEINGFFTMLFGECIESIYVQEVKPHEQSLYARVVFFTPAIIDIILSAVTKAKFTINGKHVWMRKYVPKNGNTLPPMMPQNFPGTN, from the coding sequence ATGGCTGCAAATTCTTTTCACATCACCGTGGATGAATTCAGACTTTTCCATAAGATTGACCGAGAACTTTATTGTCTCCTTGTTAATGAGCTTCAGCGTGATCCTTTGGACTCAATGCAGATACTGGCATTGTGGATTTGGATGGAGCGAGCAGGTCTCAAAAATGTTATCAGAAAGATCTTTTCCTTGCCTAATTTTTTGATTAATGAACTTGCTGATGAGGCTGTTATCTGCCTCAAATTCATTGGGGACAACGGGTTCCTTCTCTCAATTGACGCAAGTGATATTTGGCAAACTCAAAACGTCATGGCAAAAGAGTTCCCCCTCCAGTTTTTCAATGAAAATCGGGACAGTGCAACCAGTGGGATAAGGAAAATTGCAACTGAGGTTTGTCTCAAGGCATTGCCTGATATTACGGAGAGAGCCTTGAGAAGTTCTGGACAAACTTTGACTGGTGAGTCATCTTTAATGGGATCTTTAATGGGAAGATTTGCTCACTTGGGACTTGGAGATGACATGTATCCTAGGAGGATGAACGGACAGGACGTACCACGTGAAGATCGGACCATGTTTGTTACTTTTTCCAAGGGCTACCCTGTTGCTGAATGGGAAATCAATGGATTCTTTACAATGCTTTTTGGAGAATGCATCGAGTCCATTTACGTGCAGGAGGTGAAGCCCCATGAACAGTCTCTTTATGCTCGAGTTGTGTTTTTTACGCCTGCAATTATTGACATTATTCTCAGTGCTGTGACCAAAGCCAAGTTTACTATCAACGGGAAGCATGTCTGGATGCGTAAATATGTCCCGAAAAATGGGAACACTCTCCCACCCATGATGCCTCAGAATTTTCCTGGAACTAATTAG
- the LOC132619708 gene encoding uncharacterized protein LOC132619708 has translation LGDHLHQFYNNPSNEYVGKLVLKPLAPERRWKFICETLHCEVRLLSKKIPVTKFLNLQVGIGHNFQLHATGWKWKLTTCLGGDGVSRIRNKTSLGLCPGVDFCFGWRADYVLPEITGRGLSSFYAGKSKSYTSLADAASSPSLKDMVKPDNAYTRKRKNLLAHSNFFDKNRNHFPRINRVG, from the exons CTTGGAGACCATCTTCACCAGTTTTATAACAATCCAAGCAATGAATATGTGGGAAAATTAGTTTTAAAGCCTTTAGCTCCTGAACGGCGATGGAAGTTCATATGTGAGACTTTGCATTGTGAAGTTCGCCTTCTATCAAAGAAGATCCCAGTTACAAAATTTCTGAATCTGCAG GTAGGGATAGGCCACAATTTTCAGTTGCATGCAACTGGTTGGAAATGGAAGCTCACGACTTGTTTGGGTGGAGATGGTGTCTCCAGGATCCGCAATAAGACGTCACTTGGATTATGTCCTGGTGTCGATTTTTGTTTTGGGTGGAGAGCAGACTATGTTCTTCCTGAAATTACTGG GAGGGGATTATCAAGTTTTTATGCTGGTAAATCGAAATCTTATACTAGTCTAGCAGATGCGGCATCGAGTCCCTCTCTTAAAGATATGGTCAAGCCGGACAATGCATACACTAGGAAACGCAAGAACCTGCTTGCTCATAGCAATTTCTTTGACAAGAACCGGAATCACTTCCCAAGAATTAATAGGGTGGGTTAG